One genomic region from Quercus robur chromosome 4, dhQueRobu3.1, whole genome shotgun sequence encodes:
- the LOC126720383 gene encoding metal tolerance protein 9-like isoform X2, producing the protein MEMAASEQMNSELELLLSPRELENLEPLRLLDLRENYMPPELEHHLLRPELENLRNLEFKPLLPPEVVRNDMPSKSWGINLEKFPPLPERRDAEHGSFTLRRLLPTPRKRRKVNDYYKKQKRLLEGYTEVETMIETGCASGNPAEDEMKQRERMAILVTNIADIVLFALKVFASIESKSLSIIASILDPFFDLLWGFILWLTSHAMQNPSPHKYPIGKKRMQPVSEPEKDPQKEKWMIGVMTFVIMVQFMLAFYCRRFENKIVRAYAEHHSSSVKTNLISLAAAVLAIRYYWWIDPTGAIIILLYTMNTWKKTFFENLSALIGRTAPPEFLAKLTYLIWNHHKDIKHIDTVRAYTFGSDQYFVEVDIVLPQYMVLSKAHDIGETLQVKLEQLPEVERAFVHTDYEYTHKPEHMTTV; encoded by the exons ATGGAGATGGCGGCCTCTGAGCAGATGAATTCGGAATTGGAGCTTCTTCTATCGCCACGAGAATTGGAGAATTTGGAGCCTTTAAGGCTACTAGATTTGAGGGAAAACTACATGCCACCAGAATTGGAGCATCATCTATTGCGACCAGAATTGGAGAATTTGCGGAATTTGGAATTTAAGCCTCTATTGCCACCAGAAGTGGTGAGAAACGACATGCCGTCCAAGTCATGGGGGATAAATCTGGAAAAGTTCCCTCCATTGCCTGAAAGAAGGGATGCTGAACATGGCTCCTTCACTCTGCGACGGCTTCTTCCTACCCCAA GGAAACGACGCAAGGTCAATGATTactacaagaaacaaaaaaggcTACTTGAAGGGTATACTGAGGTGGAGACCATGATTGAAACAGGTTGTGCTTCTGGAAATCCAGCAGAG GATGAGATGAAGCAGCGTGAGAGGATGGCTATCCTTGTAACAAACATAGCTGACATCGTGCTCTTTGCATTAAAGGTTTTTGCTTCTATTGAGAGCAAATCATTGTCAATTATTGCCTCAATCTTGGATCCATTCTTCGATCTCTTGTGGGGATTTATATTGTGGCTTACGTCTCATGCTATGCAAAACCCAAGCCCGCATAAGTATCCCATTGGAAAGAAACGGATGCAGCCAGTG TCCGAGCCTGAAAAGGATCCTCAGAAGGAGAAATGGATGATTGGAGTAATGACCTTTGTAATTATGGTGCAGTTTATGCTCGCATTCTATTGTCGaagatttgaaaataaaattgttagaGCCTATGCAGAACATCATTCTTCCAGCGTTAAAACTAATTTAATTAGTTTGGCAGCAGCTGTCCTGGCTATTCGATATTATTGGTGGATTGATCCTACTGGAGCTATTATA ATATTATTATATACAATGAATACATGGAAGAAGACGTTCTTTGAGAATTTATCTGCACTAATTGGAAGGACAGCACCACCTGAATTTTTGGCAAAGCTAACATATCTGATATGGAACCACCATAAAGATATCAAGCACATTGACACAGTAAGAGCATACACATTTGGTTCTGATCAATATTTTGTGGAGGTTGACATAGTTTTGCCACAATACATGGTTCTAAGCAAAGCGCATGATATTGGTGAGACATTGCAAGTGAAGCTGGAGCAACTGCCTGAAGTTGAGAGAGCTTTTGTGCATACGGATTATGAGTATACTCACAAGCCTGAACACATGACCACGGTTTGA
- the LOC126720383 gene encoding metal tolerance protein 10-like isoform X3: protein MEMAASEQMNSELELLLSPRELENLEPLRLLDLRENYMPPELEHHLLRPELENLRNLEFKPLLPPEVVRNDMPSKSWGINLEKFPPLPERRDAEHGSFTLRRLLPTPRKRRKVNDYYKKQKRLLEGYTEVETMIETGCASGNPAEGMIVFGSFGLQLLLLAAKQFITKSEPEKDPQKEKWMIGVMTFVIMVQFMLAFYCRRFENKIVRAYAEHHSSSVKTNLISLAAAVLAIRYYWWIDPTGAIIILLYTMNTWKKTFFENLSALIGRTAPPEFLAKLTYLIWNHHKDIKHIDTVRAYTFGSDQYFVEVDIVLPQYMVLSKAHDIGETLQVKLEQLPEVERAFVHTDYEYTHKPEHMTTV from the exons ATGGAGATGGCGGCCTCTGAGCAGATGAATTCGGAATTGGAGCTTCTTCTATCGCCACGAGAATTGGAGAATTTGGAGCCTTTAAGGCTACTAGATTTGAGGGAAAACTACATGCCACCAGAATTGGAGCATCATCTATTGCGACCAGAATTGGAGAATTTGCGGAATTTGGAATTTAAGCCTCTATTGCCACCAGAAGTGGTGAGAAACGACATGCCGTCCAAGTCATGGGGGATAAATCTGGAAAAGTTCCCTCCATTGCCTGAAAGAAGGGATGCTGAACATGGCTCCTTCACTCTGCGACGGCTTCTTCCTACCCCAA GGAAACGACGCAAGGTCAATGATTactacaagaaacaaaaaaggcTACTTGAAGGGTATACTGAGGTGGAGACCATGATTGAAACAGGTTGTGCTTCTGGAAATCCAGCAGAG GGAATGattgtttttggttcttttggATTACAATTACTGCTTCTGGCAGCTAAACAATTCATTACAAAG TCCGAGCCTGAAAAGGATCCTCAGAAGGAGAAATGGATGATTGGAGTAATGACCTTTGTAATTATGGTGCAGTTTATGCTCGCATTCTATTGTCGaagatttgaaaataaaattgttagaGCCTATGCAGAACATCATTCTTCCAGCGTTAAAACTAATTTAATTAGTTTGGCAGCAGCTGTCCTGGCTATTCGATATTATTGGTGGATTGATCCTACTGGAGCTATTATA ATATTATTATATACAATGAATACATGGAAGAAGACGTTCTTTGAGAATTTATCTGCACTAATTGGAAGGACAGCACCACCTGAATTTTTGGCAAAGCTAACATATCTGATATGGAACCACCATAAAGATATCAAGCACATTGACACAGTAAGAGCATACACATTTGGTTCTGATCAATATTTTGTGGAGGTTGACATAGTTTTGCCACAATACATGGTTCTAAGCAAAGCGCATGATATTGGTGAGACATTGCAAGTGAAGCTGGAGCAACTGCCTGAAGTTGAGAGAGCTTTTGTGCATACGGATTATGAGTATACTCACAAGCCTGAACACATGACCACGGTTTGA
- the LOC126720383 gene encoding metal tolerance protein 9-like isoform X1, giving the protein MEMAASEQMNSELELLLSPRELENLEPLRLLDLRENYMPPELEHHLLRPELENLRNLEFKPLLPPEVVRNDMPSKSWGINLEKFPPLPERRDAEHGSFTLRRLLPTPRKRRKVNDYYKKQKRLLEGYTEVETMIETGCASGNPAEDEMKQRERMAILVTNIADIVLFALKVFASIESKSLSIIASILDPFFDLLWGFILWLTSHAMQNPSPHKYPIGKKRMQPVGMIVFGSFGLQLLLLAAKQFITKSEPEKDPQKEKWMIGVMTFVIMVQFMLAFYCRRFENKIVRAYAEHHSSSVKTNLISLAAAVLAIRYYWWIDPTGAIIILLYTMNTWKKTFFENLSALIGRTAPPEFLAKLTYLIWNHHKDIKHIDTVRAYTFGSDQYFVEVDIVLPQYMVLSKAHDIGETLQVKLEQLPEVERAFVHTDYEYTHKPEHMTTV; this is encoded by the exons ATGGAGATGGCGGCCTCTGAGCAGATGAATTCGGAATTGGAGCTTCTTCTATCGCCACGAGAATTGGAGAATTTGGAGCCTTTAAGGCTACTAGATTTGAGGGAAAACTACATGCCACCAGAATTGGAGCATCATCTATTGCGACCAGAATTGGAGAATTTGCGGAATTTGGAATTTAAGCCTCTATTGCCACCAGAAGTGGTGAGAAACGACATGCCGTCCAAGTCATGGGGGATAAATCTGGAAAAGTTCCCTCCATTGCCTGAAAGAAGGGATGCTGAACATGGCTCCTTCACTCTGCGACGGCTTCTTCCTACCCCAA GGAAACGACGCAAGGTCAATGATTactacaagaaacaaaaaaggcTACTTGAAGGGTATACTGAGGTGGAGACCATGATTGAAACAGGTTGTGCTTCTGGAAATCCAGCAGAG GATGAGATGAAGCAGCGTGAGAGGATGGCTATCCTTGTAACAAACATAGCTGACATCGTGCTCTTTGCATTAAAGGTTTTTGCTTCTATTGAGAGCAAATCATTGTCAATTATTGCCTCAATCTTGGATCCATTCTTCGATCTCTTGTGGGGATTTATATTGTGGCTTACGTCTCATGCTATGCAAAACCCAAGCCCGCATAAGTATCCCATTGGAAAGAAACGGATGCAGCCAGTG GGAATGattgtttttggttcttttggATTACAATTACTGCTTCTGGCAGCTAAACAATTCATTACAAAG TCCGAGCCTGAAAAGGATCCTCAGAAGGAGAAATGGATGATTGGAGTAATGACCTTTGTAATTATGGTGCAGTTTATGCTCGCATTCTATTGTCGaagatttgaaaataaaattgttagaGCCTATGCAGAACATCATTCTTCCAGCGTTAAAACTAATTTAATTAGTTTGGCAGCAGCTGTCCTGGCTATTCGATATTATTGGTGGATTGATCCTACTGGAGCTATTATA ATATTATTATATACAATGAATACATGGAAGAAGACGTTCTTTGAGAATTTATCTGCACTAATTGGAAGGACAGCACCACCTGAATTTTTGGCAAAGCTAACATATCTGATATGGAACCACCATAAAGATATCAAGCACATTGACACAGTAAGAGCATACACATTTGGTTCTGATCAATATTTTGTGGAGGTTGACATAGTTTTGCCACAATACATGGTTCTAAGCAAAGCGCATGATATTGGTGAGACATTGCAAGTGAAGCTGGAGCAACTGCCTGAAGTTGAGAGAGCTTTTGTGCATACGGATTATGAGTATACTCACAAGCCTGAACACATGACCACGGTTTGA